In Festucalex cinctus isolate MCC-2025b chromosome 17, RoL_Fcin_1.0, whole genome shotgun sequence, the genomic stretch cccccaaaatgtttttttcctctctttttctTCTCTCATGATAACAAAACTCACACATCAAATATAACAGATAAAATACGTTTATATCAGATGCTTTACTTTAGTAGGTTTTTGCTTATATGTCTTGCTTGTAATCggttgaacattttgttttattgttgacAATTTTTAAATAGTAGTCATTGGTTAACACACACAACTCTTTTACTAAAGGATTTATAGCTATCTAGAGGAAGAGAAAAAAGTGAGCAACGTGACTCAGCAGAAATAACGTTAAGCTAATTGCTCTAACCAGGGAAAAACAttaatacaagttttttttttaaattattattattaaataattgaggTTGTTCTTAATCACTCAGCAAAGCAACTAACCTAGTTCTAACATAAGCAGCGGTAATTAGAGTAACAGTAAAGTGGAAgttatgaaaatgaaaagtaactACTATACTAAGGTATTTAAGTGTGAAGTATTCAGTcagtatttaatatttttaaatatgtttttcatgTGTCTGAATATTAAACAGGTAACTTGCATTGCACCAATCAGCAAAATGTACCTATGGCAAAGTGTACAGGATTAATGGTGGTGATTAAATCCAAATAAATTGTGTTTATGCCTAAATTTTCCTCCTTTGTAATGACCCAATTGATATGTAAATATTTAGTGTtacattttgtatatttagcaaacaaacaacaaggttttgtttctttttaataccGACCCATCTACCGTGGCCCACATTTTCATGacctaaaaaaaagaagctaaaaaaaaacaaccgtcTTGTCACTCGGAAATGACGTCACGTCCTGGTCGTcctttctagaaaaaaaaatggccgctgTTGACATCGACGTGCCGGTGGATGCCGAACCTCAGCTTCACAATGTGGGCGACCTGGAACGGTAAGGTTGGAAATTATTTGGCTTTAACTGCGCTTTAGAAAAGATATATTACAGTGTTGAGAATAATCCCAGTGAGAAAGATTAGCTCGTTCGACGAGTTTCCGGCAAAACAGTGCTATCTTCGAAGCTAACGTAGCTAGCTTTCCCCGAGTGTTCAACGCGTTGAATTTTTATTCACGGACAGATTAATTTATGTTGGATAGTAGCTGTACTGTATTTCACTTCAGTACGTTGATATCAACGTTTTAGAACGAAATGAACGGTTAGCAAGTATTAACGGTACGACAAAAGCAGCTTATTTTGAATCTTTATTCAATAACTAGTTCAACAGCATGAAAAGCCTACACAAAAATCCTGTTAGGAAAAATGCCCAAATTATGTACCCCACAAATCCTGATCTAAGATGAACCCTACCTGTTCCAGCCCTCCATATCACACTCCCAAattgttttattaataaaaatagcCATACTCTTCATAAAACTATTCTGTTAACATAATttagtagaatatttttttgttttaaatatttaacccccttcttttttcttttttcactaTATTAACACATAACACAACGATAATGACGTTCAACCATTGCTGTTTTTTCCCCTTGGTGTAAATGTAAATGCTATAGGACACAGTATTGTAAAACCATTAAATGTTgtgcattatatatatttttttaaataaatgtggatttgttttttccctGCACCTGCTCTGGAAAGTCAATGTCGTTCGGCCCAAGTCGTAGTAACTACAGTGACGGTGGTTCTAGTTTGGTTAGCTCGTCTATTGTCTTTTGCTTTGTGTggtagcattgagctagcctaCTTTCGTAAGGCAAAGTTTCAGAATTTACCAGAGACGTGTTTATGACAAGTGCCTGAATAAAAGACAACCATGTGTTATTTATGAACTggcttagggaaaaaaaaaaaaaaaaaaactgagctgCAGACCTCTGTCCAGAATAGTTCTATTTGGGTTCTATAGAACATTTTTGGAGTAGGTTAATTCCCGAATGAGTGTGGGTGCACTGTAATGTGATATATCAGGGAGCAGCAGAGAGCAGGTCGTTCCTGCGCGGTATCAGTCCACATTGTTGCCACTTTAACACTTGACTCGTGTGACAGGATTACAGGAAGTGAGTGTCAGCCCCTCTCTAACTTTAGAGAGCAGTCATTGACCGCTCTTGAATTTGTGATCAATATGCTTGTGTGTTATGGAACTGTTCTGACCTCCTCCTTGACTTTGTGCTTCTGCTTCTGCTTTTCAGTCAGGCCGAAGGCTTCAAAGAGCAGGGCAATGCGTTCTACAGCAGGAAGGACTACTCAGAGGCCTTCAATTACTACACCAAGGCGATTGGTATGGTGACCTTATTTTCCCATCAAGAATTTAGAGACACTTTCTCATGTTATTGAATGCAAACATGCCCCAAAATATTTGACTAGTATGCATCAGGTTGTCTCTCTAATTGTGTGCTGCTGTCGCATGGGTAAGATGCGTGTCCCAAAAATGCCAGCTATTACGGCAACAGGGCCGCCACCCTCATGATGCTCTGCCGCTTCCGGGAAGCCTTGGAAGATTCCCAGCAGGCCGTGCGGTTGGACGACTGCTTCATGAAGGTAGGTTTAACAAATCTCCCAAGCGTGTGAGTCGTTTTACGAGCCGGCCTCGTTTATTTCCTCCCGTAAGGGTCACTTGCGCGAGGGCAAGTGCCACCTGTCTCTGGGGAACGCCATGGCCGCCGCACGCTGCTTCCAAAAGGTTCTGGATCTGGAGCCCAGCAACAGAGAGGCGCAGCAAGAGGTGTGACcacttctactttttttttttcttttaaatcaccCTATGTGCATTTGTACAGCATGGTCCATAGAATTTCCATCTCTCATTCCAGAACAAGAATGCAGAAACTCTGCTGGAGTTTGAGCGACTGGCGGATTTTGGCTTTGAAAAGCGAGACTTCAGAAAGGTCATTTTTACTCCAGTGTAAACTTTGAACGCGACACATAACTGCTGACTGAGCAAAATTGTATGGCTTGACTCATGACTTGTTTAACataagcataaaacaaaaaaaagagaattacaCATTTATGTTTACAGCTATGCAGTTATGCCATAGGAAAGTCCacttagctaaatgctaacaatgTAAAACGCCATCCTGATTAAAACTGCTTCATCATGGAAATTTGGTGTCATCTGGAAGCAGGTGGTGTATTGCATGGACCGGGCCTTGGCTCTGGCCTCTGCCTGCCATCGTTTCAAAATCCTCAAAGCAGAATGTTTGGCTCTCCTCGGACGCTACCCCGAAGCGCAATCTGTCGCCAGGTAGATAACTTGTGTCTCTATCTTTGGAAATTCCGTACGTTTAATACGATTGCGTGACTTTGCGTTTTTCCTTTTCCGCAGTGATATCTTGAGAATGGACGCCACAAACGCCGACGCGCTTTACGTCCGAGGATTGTGTCTTTATTACGAGGACTGCATCGATAAGGCCGTGCAGTTCTTCGTGCAGGCGCTTCGCATGGCGCCGGACCACGAAAAGGCCAGGCTTGCCTGCagagtgggttttttttttcttttttttttttttctttttttgtcgttCTCACGTTTAATATTCTGACAgcagatttaaaacaaaactgacTTTCAGAATGCCAAAGCCTTAAAAGCCAAGAAGGAGGAAGGAAATCTGACGTTTAAGAACAACAGCTACCAAGCCGCGTATCAGCTGTATAGCGAAGCCCTCAGGATAGACCCCAACAACATCAAGACCAATGCCAAACTCTACTGCAACAGAGCCGCAGCAGGAGCCAAGGTAAGAGAACCTTTGTTAGTCCCACATTTGGCAAATTTAActcacaactgtatttatttattatttatgattattgttGTCCTAATTTCCTTCCCGCTCTACCATAGATGAATAAACCCAATCAGGCCATTGAAGACTGCACCAGTGCTATCAAACTAGACGACACTTACATCAAGGCGTACTTGAGAAGAGCGCAGTGGTACGTAGGATAGTTAACTCTTTTCAGCAGAGGTCTCCTAAATTTGCCTTAACAAGACCTGATATTTATCCTCATTTTGCACAGACTCCTGAAAAGTTAGGATGTAGCATGCAGTATACCACAATTAAATAATTAGGTAGCATCTGCATAGATTCTAGTGTCATATAAAATACTTGATTGTGGGCAGtgactgtttattattattattattattatcattatcattatcattatcattattatcatcatcatgcaACAGAATGGCAGACGTGTGAAAGCGTTCTCCcgccagtaaaaaataaataaatgttttcggGGGGGTTTCTTCCACATCTGAAGCCCATTTCCTCCACTAatagatttgttttattttagtttagtttagtttgagaATACCTTTTctgacaggttaaaaaaaaagaagctatcaTCGAGCAAGCAATGCTAAATGATTATGTGAAgtcttatttaattttaaattaatttaatttagtttttactTTTCCGAAACAGCCAGATTGTGCCACATAaaaatcaggggaaaaaatccACTGTTGTAAACGGGCTTCtgacataaataaaacaattttcctGACATCCCAACTTCTCCTACCAAAATATTATACTTAATTATTGtactgtacttttattttattttatcgccCCCTTAAAAAGGTGGCTTTACCTTCATAACAATATGACAGAGAAAAAAATTGTCAGGTGTGAGACGGCAACatcaaaaaaaggcagaaaatgttGTCTTTTTACGGGCAATGCAAGAAGCGTGTTGCATTCATGTGTGCATTGTCGGTTTTCTACCATGCTCTTCACCTGGCTTTAGTTTCATGGACATCGAGCAGTACGAAGACGCTGTCCGAGACTATGAGAAAGTGTACCAGACTGAAAAAACGTCAGGTAAGCCGTTGTGCGTCCGATTGACCGGCGGGGCCGGTTACTTAAAACCGCACGTCCTCGTCCAGACCACAAACACCTTCTGAAGACGGCCAAGTTGGAGCTGAAGAAGAGCAAGAGGAAAGATTACTACAAGGTGCTGGGAGTTGGCAAAAACGCAACAGACGACGAGATCAAAAAAGCCTACCGTAAACGCGCACTGATGCACCACCCAGGTACCGGAAACGTATCCCTCGATAAACCCAATTTCAATGCTCATTgttgaaattgctcccttcaaTCCTCATGCGGCAGATCGCCACAGTGCGGCCACCCCCGAGGTGCAAAAGGAAGAGGAGAAGAAATTCAAGGAAGTAGGCGAGGCTTTCACTGTACTGTCCGACCCCAAAAAGAAGACCCGATATGACAACGGGCACGACCTCGGTGACGACGGCGCCTTTGACGGCGGAGGTACATGATCACTGTGTTCGTTTAGTGGATTTGAACTGGTATTCTTGTGAAAGttagccactaggtggcactacaAGTCATATTTTCTTTGATTTTTATGACGTTTCCATTTCTTTCAGCCCagtttaaatataataatgtactttttaaaaatgtttttctgtttaGATGTCGACGCAAACAACATCTTCAGGGCTTTCTTCGGTGGCCACGGTGGTGGGTTTAGTTTCGATCCCAGTGGAGGtacgattttattttatttttttattttttacatttagtaaTCAAATTATAAgaatcaaattattttattttttttaaagttcattctatttttttgatatatatttttattttttattattttatttttatttttttgtggccccAATCCTCCATTTTATATGTTCTCAACATTTAACTGCACACTTTAAACtaactttgtttgttttgttttttatgactcCCCCCCAAGATTCTGGACCTGGAAATTTTTTCTTCCAGTTTGGctaaaagacaacaaaaggAGCACGAGATTTAAAAACGCAGCTCGTCAAGTGTACAGCCTCAAGACGGAGCCACAGTCACCTGAAAAAACCTCCCACTGTTTAAGACTTTTGGATTCAATCACAAATTGATGCGAAATAAAAACAGTTTAAGTAATGAAATGAGCACAATTGGAACTTTCTGctaaatgaaaattaatttctaTGCTGAGCTTTTGATAAGATCAAATGGAAACATCATGTTTGACTAGTttttcatcccccccccccccccccccccttttcatCCTTGTGGGATGAGCTGTCAATAGCAGACCTCAGGACATCCTAACAAAAGGTCTCATGCAAACCTATCCAGGCTTCTCTTCCTCTCCTTCTCCATCATGCTGCAATGTATATATTTCACATGAATGTAAAGTCCATAAATGTTTCTTTTCCCTCCCTCTCCTTTAAGTCTTCATTGTGGTCTACTATATATTTATTGTTCTTAAGTAATCATCAAAAAGACTTTAAGTTTGTATCTGTAGAAGTCTTTTCAGGCAAGAGTTGGTGGCCTAACATGTTTATGTTCCTCTTCAGATAGTAATTTGACAGTGACCCTTACccgagcactttttttttttttttttttttaaatggttccTCATCAGAAGGAAGCGATGCGAACTTGTTGCCCAACAGTTGTTGCAAGTGAACTATTATAGTGGGCtacttttttgtgtaaattctTCCCAAGGGTCATACTAAATCTATGAATATGAGATGCAATAATCAAAAACGCTTTGAATGGAAGGGGGGAAAGAAAACTAACCTTCTTGACTGACACCTTTATTGTTCAACCAGTTCAAATTGCTttgttcctttttattttttttaacatgctcaAGGGTTTTTCTTATAAAGACTCGTTTTTTATTGTCATGCTGGACTTGTAAATTGGTTATTGACAAACTATTAAATGCCTCATTATGtataatttataattaatttcGTTACCCTTTTTACAAACCCGATTTCCTAATTAAATCTGTGTATCACTGAAAGTTCCAAAAGCACGATTCCAAAATGCAAAGTGTACATGACCGTTGCATTTTCTGACGTcaccctttcatttcttttcagcATGTCCGTTGACACAGGGTATTGGGCGTGGCCGGTTACACCTCGTGACCGGAGTCTAGCCAACCAGAAGGCCGCGTGTAGCCTAACTCAACTCGCCAGATTATGGTGCGACGACGGGCGAGTTTGGCGGCGGCTGGCAACGAGCACGAGAAGTCGCCTTTAGTCGCGCCGAGTCGTTTCCGTTAACTGGTGGCTTCTTCTAAACTCGGGAAAGCCGCTGACTTCGTCGTCGAGGTGAGTGCGTGCACGCCGAACGTTTTGGCGACACGCGTCATCGTAGCTGCttgatgttagcatgttagctttagTGACAGCTCGAGGTTAGCGAGCGAGcgggcgtgcgtgcgcgtgacgTAAGGGATGCTATGATTCCTGCCATCTTACTACacagccacaaaaacaaaaaaaaaagtgtttttaaaacgTTGGTCGTATGTGTTTTCGCTATGAAATAAAAGTACGTTCCCCTTTGAATTGTTCATCGTTTAATTGAAGTTTAAAAGATGCAAACTTGAGGCGAACTATACACGCCGTATGAGTCTGCTACAGGGGTTCCCAAACTGAGGGGACGGGAGGTAAAATAGTTCCCGGAGCCaattataaatactttttaacaATGTTGACAAAAGTTAAACTTCCAacacagtaaataaatacttaatCAGAAtagaaggagtttttttttaactaattatgccgattttgtaatcatggagTGGAACAATTGAAATCgtaatttaattttgattaattgcacaacaCTAATAAAAGGTCATCTTAATGCTAGCACCTCCCTTCTCCAAGCCGACcataaaaaagtattatgtaaatTAGTTGGTTCAGTTCAGTTTTACATGTGATGTATTATAACATTTAGTGTAAAATATAAAGCTATCACCtttgaacagaaaaaaagtgaCCTGGCTGCATTTGTGCAGTCAAATTGGTTTCTGTGTTGCAGATAGTTAAATTTCCAATTTTCCTcactagcgtaaaaaaaaaaaaagaaagtcagcCACTTTGTCAAGTTAATCTTTCAGATGATTGCATTCAGTAGCAAAAATCTTATCCCTTCTTATCAGTCTTATCAGGTTGCGTTTATCAGTTTAACTTGTAAACGTTGGTCCGAGATAATTGAGATAGTCGTGCAGACGAG encodes the following:
- the LOC144004521 gene encoding dnaJ homolog subfamily C member 7-like; the encoded protein is MAAVDIDVPVDAEPQLHNVGDLERQAEGFKEQGNAFYSRKDYSEAFNYYTKAIDACPKNASYYGNRAATLMMLCRFREALEDSQQAVRLDDCFMKGHLREGKCHLSLGNAMAAARCFQKVLDLEPSNREAQQENKNAETLLEFERLADFGFEKRDFRKVVYCMDRALALASACHRFKILKAECLALLGRYPEAQSVASDILRMDATNADALYVRGLCLYYEDCIDKAVQFFVQALRMAPDHEKARLACRNAKALKAKKEEGNLTFKNNSYQAAYQLYSEALRIDPNNIKTNAKLYCNRAAAGAKMNKPNQAIEDCTSAIKLDDTYIKAYLRRAQCFMDIEQYEDAVRDYEKVYQTEKTSDHKHLLKTAKLELKKSKRKDYYKVLGVGKNATDDEIKKAYRKRALMHHPDRHSAATPEVQKEEEKKFKEVGEAFTVLSDPKKKTRYDNGHDLGDDGAFDGGDVDANNIFRAFFGGHGGGFSFDPSGDSGPGNFFFQFG